One Prevotella intermedia ATCC 25611 = DSM 20706 DNA window includes the following coding sequences:
- a CDS encoding 4-alpha-glucanotransferase — MNLQFSIEYKTYYGQELVLNIVNCKESGTNSVCQYRMHTRDGFLWTVEINRDIKPGTVVDYFYSVHVGDHEERRGWSVAPHRVIFNSAQALNYRIFDHWREIPDNAFLYSSAVTDCVVGAKIENLKLEKFSKFVCLKVRAPQLGVGDKLCLIGADPLMGSWKEKKAVKMTQVAINEWAACLDVSQLASNKLEFKFAILNPNKEYSPMWENCNNRTIELPAMEEGDALIYELNEANFTLPPTRVAGTLVPLFSLRSDSSFGVGDFGDLKKMVDWVSLTQQKVLQILPINDTTTTHTWTDSYPYSCISIFALHPQYADLNALPALKDKAQRERFEKERRQLNALPQMDYERVNELKGEYLKLIYEQEGKAAIGSKEFKAFFTENKSWLVPYAQYSMLREKYGTADFAQWPDHNQWDESERKMLSTSSNKAYKDVEFYYYVQFILSSQLKAVHEYATAKRVILKGDIPIGVNRNGCDVWSEPRYFNLNGQAGAPPDGFSANGQNWGFPTYNWDAMIADGCQWWLRRFQNMANYFDAYRIDHVLGFFRIWEIPVHAVHGLLGQFAPSLGMTREEVEGYGLRWQEELFTEPFITDWVIDRIFREHANEVRDKYIEKTWGNRYKMRPEFDTQRKVEAAFKGMETDKDIWIRDGLYALISDVLFVRDHKDPNKFHPRISVQLDFIYESLYDCDKHAFNTLYNDYFYRRNNQYWYQEAMKKLPKLVNATRMLVCAEDLGMVPDCVAWVMDELRILSLEIQSMPKDPKVKFGHLGANPYRSVSTISTHDMATLRQWWDEDWNRAQEYYNTMLHQGGPAPHPMPGWLAKDIVERHLTSPSMLCILGIQDWMSMDERLRLADADAERINIPANPKHYWRYRMHVSIEQLMKNEDFNKNITELIVRSGR, encoded by the coding sequence ATGAACTTACAATTTAGCATAGAATACAAGACATATTACGGACAAGAACTTGTCCTGAATATCGTAAACTGCAAGGAGTCGGGAACCAATTCGGTGTGCCAGTACAGAATGCACACGCGCGACGGCTTTCTTTGGACAGTAGAAATCAACAGAGATATAAAGCCGGGAACGGTGGTAGACTATTTTTATAGTGTCCACGTTGGCGACCACGAAGAACGTCGTGGCTGGAGCGTTGCGCCCCACCGCGTAATATTCAATTCGGCGCAGGCGTTGAATTACAGGATATTCGACCACTGGCGCGAAATTCCAGACAACGCTTTCCTGTATTCTTCAGCAGTTACCGACTGTGTAGTAGGCGCAAAGATAGAGAACTTGAAGTTGGAAAAGTTCAGCAAATTCGTATGCTTGAAGGTGCGTGCTCCGCAACTCGGTGTAGGCGACAAGCTCTGTCTGATAGGTGCCGACCCACTAATGGGCTCGTGGAAAGAAAAGAAAGCGGTGAAGATGACGCAAGTTGCCATAAACGAATGGGCAGCCTGTCTCGACGTAAGCCAGTTGGCAAGCAACAAGTTGGAGTTTAAGTTTGCCATTCTAAACCCCAACAAGGAGTACTCTCCGATGTGGGAAAACTGCAACAACCGCACCATAGAGTTGCCTGCAATGGAAGAGGGCGACGCTTTGATATACGAACTCAACGAAGCCAACTTCACCCTGCCGCCAACACGTGTAGCAGGTACGCTGGTGCCATTGTTCTCGTTGCGTTCCGACAGTAGCTTCGGTGTGGGCGACTTTGGCGACTTAAAGAAGATGGTGGACTGGGTGAGCCTGACGCAACAAAAGGTTTTACAAATTCTGCCTATCAACGATACCACCACCACACACACGTGGACAGACTCTTATCCATATAGCTGTATCTCTATTTTCGCATTGCACCCTCAGTATGCAGACCTCAACGCGCTGCCTGCCTTGAAAGACAAAGCGCAGAGAGAACGCTTCGAGAAAGAACGCCGACAGCTAAATGCGCTGCCGCAAATGGACTACGAGCGTGTGAACGAACTAAAGGGAGAGTATCTGAAACTTATATACGAGCAGGAAGGAAAGGCTGCTATCGGCAGCAAGGAATTCAAGGCTTTCTTTACTGAAAACAAGAGTTGGCTGGTGCCTTACGCACAATACAGTATGCTACGCGAGAAGTATGGCACCGCCGACTTTGCGCAATGGCCCGACCACAACCAATGGGACGAATCGGAAAGGAAGATGCTTTCCACCAGCAGCAACAAGGCTTACAAGGACGTGGAGTTCTATTATTACGTGCAGTTCATATTGAGCAGTCAGCTGAAGGCTGTACACGAATACGCCACGGCAAAGCGTGTGATTTTGAAAGGCGACATTCCTATCGGTGTAAATCGCAACGGTTGCGACGTGTGGTCAGAGCCACGTTACTTCAATCTGAACGGTCAGGCAGGTGCGCCGCCCGATGGTTTCTCGGCAAACGGACAGAACTGGGGCTTCCCTACCTATAATTGGGACGCTATGATAGCCGATGGCTGCCAGTGGTGGTTGCGCCGTTTCCAGAATATGGCAAACTATTTCGACGCTTACCGCATCGACCACGTGTTGGGTTTCTTCCGCATTTGGGAAATCCCCGTACACGCCGTGCACGGCTTGCTGGGTCAGTTTGCGCCATCGTTGGGTATGACACGCGAAGAAGTGGAGGGCTACGGACTGCGTTGGCAGGAAGAACTGTTCACCGAACCGTTCATTACCGATTGGGTAATAGACCGCATTTTCCGTGAGCACGCCAACGAAGTGCGCGATAAATACATAGAAAAGACGTGGGGCAACCGCTACAAGATGCGCCCTGAATTTGATACACAGCGCAAAGTAGAGGCAGCTTTCAAGGGAATGGAAACCGACAAGGATATTTGGATTCGCGATGGTTTGTATGCCTTAATCAGCGATGTACTCTTTGTTCGCGACCATAAAGACCCGAACAAATTCCACCCACGCATCAGCGTACAGCTGGATTTCATCTACGAAAGTCTGTACGATTGCGACAAGCACGCATTCAATACGCTTTACAACGATTACTTCTATCGCCGCAACAACCAGTACTGGTATCAGGAGGCAATGAAGAAGTTGCCGAAGTTGGTGAACGCAACACGTATGCTTGTGTGCGCCGAAGACTTGGGAATGGTGCCCGACTGTGTGGCTTGGGTAATGGACGAGCTTCGCATATTGAGCCTCGAAATACAGTCAATGCCGAAAGACCCGAAAGTGAAGTTCGGACATTTAGGTGCCAATCCTTACCGCAGTGTGAGCACCATCTCTACCCACGATATGGCAACACTGCGCCAATGGTGGGACGAAGACTGGAACAGGGCGCAGGAATACTACAATACCATGTTGCACCAAGGCGGTCCTGCACCGCATCCGATGCCGGGTTGGTTGGCAAAAGATATTGTAGAGCGACACCTAACATCGCCAAGTATGCTTTGTATCCTCGGTATTCAAGACTGGATGAGTATGGACGAACGCCTCCGATTGGCTGATGCCGATGCCGAACGCATAAACATTCCTGCCAATCCGAAACACTATTGGCGATACCGAATGCACGTCAGCATAGAACAACTGATGAAGAACGAGGACTTCAACAAGAATATAACAGAACTGATTGTCAGGTCAGGAAGATAA
- a CDS encoding NAD(P)/FAD-dependent oxidoreductase has protein sequence MQNIAIIGGGAAGFFAAISAKTTQPNAAVTVFEKAGRVLAKVGVSGGGRCNLTNSFADITDLKQAYPRGDKLLKRLFKRFDYSDAYQWFEAHGVRLVTQDDNCVFPRSQDSQTVIDCLTHTAQRLGVTVCLHHSLTGIAKQAQGKIEVHFKDKPLRTFDRVIITTGGSPRAAGLQYLADLGHKIEPPVPSLFTFNIAEKAFCNQMGTVVERVLLSIPATKFRSEGALLVTHWGMSGPVTLKLSSYAARHLAENNYQSAVAVNWVYETNTQLVEQNLVAIATENPKKQMANIRPYDLPTRLWEYLLHRSDIEKEKRWGELGKKALHKLVETLTNDVHQISGKGSFRDEFVTCGGVSLKNINPNTLESKVCEGLFFAGEVLDIDAITGGFNLQAAWTTGYVAGQEASV, from the coding sequence ATGCAGAACATTGCGATTATAGGAGGAGGCGCAGCAGGCTTTTTCGCTGCCATTTCGGCAAAGACCACACAGCCCAATGCCGCTGTTACCGTGTTTGAAAAAGCAGGGCGCGTATTGGCGAAAGTTGGCGTATCGGGGGGCGGACGCTGCAACCTTACCAACTCGTTTGCCGACATAACCGACCTGAAGCAGGCTTATCCACGTGGTGACAAACTGCTGAAACGGCTTTTCAAAAGGTTCGATTACAGCGATGCCTACCAATGGTTCGAGGCGCATGGCGTTCGGTTGGTTACGCAAGACGACAACTGTGTGTTTCCTCGCTCGCAAGATTCGCAGACCGTTATCGACTGCTTAACGCACACGGCGCAACGTCTTGGCGTTACCGTCTGCCTGCACCATTCGCTCACAGGCATAGCAAAACAAGCGCAGGGAAAGATTGAAGTGCACTTCAAGGATAAACCTTTGCGCACATTCGACAGGGTGATTATCACGACAGGAGGTTCGCCACGTGCCGCAGGCTTGCAGTATTTGGCAGACTTAGGGCACAAGATAGAACCGCCTGTGCCATCGCTTTTCACGTTCAACATTGCAGAAAAAGCATTCTGCAACCAAATGGGAACGGTGGTCGAACGTGTTCTGCTGTCCATTCCTGCAACCAAGTTCCGCAGCGAAGGCGCACTGCTTGTTACCCATTGGGGTATGAGCGGCCCTGTCACGCTGAAACTATCGTCGTATGCAGCCCGCCATTTGGCAGAAAACAACTACCAATCGGCAGTGGCTGTGAACTGGGTGTACGAAACCAACACGCAGCTTGTAGAGCAAAATCTCGTTGCCATAGCAACCGAAAACCCGAAAAAGCAAATGGCAAACATTCGTCCATACGACCTCCCTACTCGCCTTTGGGAGTATCTGCTCCACCGTTCCGACATAGAGAAGGAGAAACGTTGGGGCGAATTGGGAAAGAAAGCGTTGCACAAACTCGTGGAAACACTTACGAACGACGTGCACCAGATTTCGGGCAAAGGCAGCTTTCGCGATGAGTTTGTAACGTGTGGAGGCGTAAGCCTAAAGAACATTAACCCCAACACGCTGGAAAGCAAGGTGTGCGAAGGTCTTTTCTTTGCAGGCGAAGTGCTCGACATTGATGCCATTACGGGCGGTTTCAACTTGCAGGCAGCGTGGACAACTGGCTATGTGGCAGGGCAAGAAGCAAGCGTATAA
- a CDS encoding carbohydrate kinase family protein: MKQYIVGLGEALWDCLPEGKKIGGAPANFAFHAGQFGHDSIAISAIGNDKLGEETLAEFDKKHVNYLMPVVDYPTGTVQVTLDEAGIPTYEIKEGVAWDNIPFTSEIEEVAKNCRAVCFGSLAQRSSVSRNTIQQFLDATPDDCLKIFDINLRQNFYNENIIRNSLKQCNILKINDEELVAIGRIFGYPGLDMENKCWLLIGKYNLDMLVLTCGVNGSYVFAPNLVSFQETPKVDVADTVGAGDSFTGTFAAAILAGKCIPEAHKLAVEASAYVCTQNGAMPILPKELIEKAK, encoded by the coding sequence ATGAAACAATATATCGTTGGTTTGGGCGAGGCTCTATGGGACTGCCTCCCCGAAGGTAAAAAGATAGGCGGAGCACCCGCAAACTTCGCTTTCCACGCAGGACAATTCGGACACGATTCCATTGCTATCAGTGCAATAGGAAACGACAAATTGGGCGAAGAAACCTTGGCAGAGTTCGACAAGAAGCACGTAAACTACCTGATGCCTGTGGTAGATTATCCCACAGGAACGGTACAAGTAACGCTCGACGAGGCGGGTATTCCCACTTACGAAATAAAGGAAGGTGTGGCTTGGGACAACATTCCGTTCACTTCGGAGATTGAAGAAGTGGCAAAAAACTGCCGTGCCGTCTGCTTCGGTTCGCTCGCACAGCGCAGCAGCGTAAGCCGAAACACCATTCAGCAGTTCCTCGATGCCACGCCAGACGACTGTCTGAAAATCTTCGATATTAATCTTCGGCAGAACTTCTATAACGAGAACATTATCCGCAACTCGCTCAAACAATGCAACATACTGAAGATTAACGACGAAGAGTTGGTTGCTATTGGCCGCATTTTCGGCTATCCCGGCTTGGATATGGAGAACAAATGCTGGCTGCTCATTGGCAAATATAACCTTGATATGCTCGTGCTGACGTGTGGCGTAAACGGCTCTTACGTGTTTGCCCCTAATCTTGTGTCGTTCCAAGAAACACCGAAGGTCGATGTTGCCGACACCGTTGGAGCGGGCGACTCGTTCACAGGCACGTTTGCTGCAGCCATTCTCGCAGGCAAATGTATTCCTGAAGCCCACAAGTTGGCTGTTGAGGCAAGTGCATACGTATGTACACAAAATGGCGCAATGCCCATTCTGCCAAAAGAACTGATAGAAAAGGCGAAATAA